A stretch of DNA from Solea solea chromosome 20, fSolSol10.1, whole genome shotgun sequence:
actgctgctgctgctgctgcgcgcaCACCAGCCGaggagttttgtcattttttggtcGTCTTGGTAACGACTTCACAGCGGCCTGCTTCTTAAAGAAGCCGCCGCACAAACACAAGCGGAAGTTATGTGAAAAGTAGCGAACTCACTGGATGTTATGTACAAAATCACGTGGCTTGACTAtagactgtacataaaaaaacattatagtGAGAGCTCGGGTTTTCTGAAGTAGCTGTTTGAGGCAGAGGCACCACTTCTGACACGTTGTCAGCTCCAGAGACGGTTCTAGCTTGTTTGGTGCCCAGGGCAAACTCCCCTTGTGGCGTGTTTCCCAGAGTGGAACGATTTAGTTccctttgtattgttttttggtttccattaggaatagtaccataTAACTGGCCCCAACTGTGAAAAAACGAGCTGCTACGTTGTTGCGTTCGATGccgttgtttgttgttgttgttgtacgtCACTCTACGTATCACGCTGACGCATTTGCTGCATATGGATTCaattattaaatattcattCCTCAACGGACCCTCTTTTGTAAGTACAAGCATAagtacacataaatacatatactgAGGACACTGTTACCCGATCAGCAAAACCACTTCAGGAGTTGGTCAGAGAAATCTAAATGCAAATGCAATGAGTCTCTGATGCGTATCTGCTCCACCCACTACTACAGATCTTAAGGCATGTGATCTACCTGAGATTTCCCAGGTGGCCCCTTGTCAGAGATGAGCAGAAAAGCATTTAGGCTAGAGGAGACATTCCAGGTACATGTGCCCCTTGATTTTGTAGTGGCAAAATATGATCttgttcacacaatgaacagaCAAACTTAGAGGTAGacttttcacatttatttctaaaaaGATGTTACATGCTTgtatttaaaaatcaaaactATTATTTACAATGATAAATCTTAATAAATGTTTCCCTCACAGTTTTGAGGGCCGAAACATATTTAGTGCGCAAAATGAGGGGGGCATGTATCGACCTATAGTTTGCCCATTTAATGTGGCCAAACCCTCACTTCTACGTGAAATATAGATTTAGCATGTTAACAGGAGACAAAGTGTAGACAAATAAGCAAAACCATTTCCTTCCACCTATTTATTCAATATACTGATTAATGTGAAATGTAGTCTAATAATCTTAAGAGTCCCCAAAAAATAATTCAGCTCCTTTTTGTCAGTGAACTTTCAGATATACTGTTCCATAGTAGAAACTTGTGTCATAGAAAACAATTATCATACACAGAACAAAAAATGTCCCCAGGTGTCAAATAGTGGATACATTTTGGGTACCAAAAAATAATAGATATTATTTCcgataatacaaatatttttgGCTGTTGCAACCTTTTTTTGTGCAGAATTTGTCATATATAACTGATTCTTGCCTCTGTATTGGTGCTCTGAAAAAACCCAAGTGTAAAATTACACCTCTTTTGAAATTACAGTACAAACCCGGGAGTAAACTGTTTTGTGAAAGTCACATATAAACCGCCAGTGGTTTAATCTGGTCTTGAAAACAGGCTGATGGAGATTCTCAAAGCCCTGACAGAGCCAGGCTGCAAGCAGAATGATAATGGAGTACACTCTAGAGGTGGTGGAGTTTATAAGGGttatataacataaataagGACAAAGGGAACAAATGttgatagaaaaagaaaaaaaagattggagAAGCAGTAGAGAGAAAGTCTGTCCCCTGAAATTATTACTCTCCCTTCCACAAATCATATGGAGAGAGtagagtgtttgttttaaacttaGTGGGTATTACAGTCAGACtttcagacacagagacagagagatgttTTAAGAGGAGTGCAGGAAGCGGTTGAAGGCATTGTAGGCTGACTCCAGGTCAAACAGCATCTGGCGCACCTGATTATCATCCAGTTCATCTGAGGCAGACATGCTGCTGAGGGTGGTCAACCTAAAGAGAAAATATGAAAAGCGAAAAACGACAATGACAAAAAACTCTTCCGGAAAACACAAGGTAACTGTTCAGTAATATGTAATCATCAACAAAGAATAACTACTACATAAACACTGGTTGACAGTGTTACTAACCAGAGGCTGACTTTGTCCTTAGCCTCTGAATCTGGAGGCATGTTGCTCATTCTGTTCATGGTCTCCATAAGCTCCCTCAGGTCTGGCTGGATCTGGACAACGAATAGGACGTGTCAAGAAAACTGCTGAAGTAACTGCTATGCTGTGtctactgatttttttttccctttacctCATCCATGGCCCTGATTTCCAGTCTCAGTTTGTCCATCACAGTGATGAAGAGCTAAGGATTAGAGAACATAAGAGAATGTGAAACACAATgagaaaaaacccaaacattttttttttttgcacagtgtTTGCTAGTATTATACTTTCCCTGTCTACTGGTTTTATCAGTTTTGTCTGATTATAATTGGCAATGGACACAGCTggcaacacacactcacatttgtcAATGACTGAATAGATGATGAGCCAAATGTGGCAAAACCACTTGTGCAAACTGAACACATTACAATATTTAAGCAAAAATACAACTGCAGCAGTTCTTATTCTGGCACGTGTCCAATATAAACCTCCAACTTGAACTGTCTCATTAATTAGATAGAGGCAACAGACGACGTACAGAAACAATATCTGCAATGCAGCGGTTCAGATTGCCCTTGTCATCCTTGATGGTGATTGGCCGATCCTCTTTGATCCTTTCCATGGCGAGTGGACAGTCAAGCTAGAGCAAAATAACAATATCATTAGTAATAAAGTCAATTTCATAATATTGGGGACATGGAGCAAAATCAATGTGCACTCCTACACAGAACTTACTCTGTACTTCCTGCAGAAGTCATCGATGGAGCCAACGTCAGAGGCCTGCACCTGTTTAAAAGCAGCTTTATACTGAACCAAAAGTCTGGAACAAGAAGCAGTGTATCTGAAACAGACAAACCCTCcacttaattaaaaacatttgatcaAAGTCAGAGAAGCTATTCTGtctttagaaaaacaacaacagataaaGTTATCTATAGCTTACTCATTAGGTGTGACACAGTCTTTAATGTAAGCCTTTTCCAGGGCCTGAAGGGTCTTTACAACAGCAAACAACTCTGCCATGTTATCATACCTACGGGTAAGAAGGTTAATAATGacatgttgcaaaaaaaaaggcagtgtgTTCAGATTAGACTGGGCAGTATAAATGTATTTGGCACTCACTTTTCTCGTTCTCTTGCATTTTTGTACAACTTCACCTCCTGAAAAGATATGATTTGTGTTTAAAGACTTATTCTGGCTTACATTCAGAATGTTGATTTAAATCAGTTTATGCATTTCAACTAACAAACTTTGATACAAgtattaaaaaatgatttacCTCATACAACTCAGGTTTATTGGCCGGGGCTGAGGgaagaaatatttacatttaaaaacatttactaTTGAATGGATGACAGTCTGAATACCTAAACTGTAGATGTTAGATTGTGTTGAATGTCTTACCTCCCCCTACACCCCCTGAAACTGGTATCCCATGGAACATGATGCAGATTTATCAGAATTTATCTGCAGAGACATTTATATTGCAATTAgttgaataaatgatgaaatgttGTGACATAAGACTCCAAGCAACACTTAACTgaaaaacttgatttttttcACAGCTGATTCTGTTAATGTACAATCAAACACTTTTTTCCTTCACTTGGACTATTCTGATTTCTTAGCACAGTTCAGACATGAAAGTGACAACAGAGAAATAgggtttttaaaagtaaatacagTTTCTACAATAGTAATCTTAGCATATTAGAAGTGATTAGTGTCAATATAACTTATAGCAAAGCCAACAATGGTTTCCAACTACTTTTCAGCAtaggttattctttttttctctctggtgAGATGTAACCCCTCCACTAACATCTTGTATATTGTGCTCATTAAAACAATTTCTTCCTCAACAACTTTAGGCATGAGCATCTGTATCGTGTCATCCTGTCTTCCTTTTGGAGACCACACTGGAAAGTTATTTTATAACTTTCGTGTGTTTATCCTCGACATGTTGtactatatttttattatatcaaatcaaacacagtcaaagtcgaagttaaaaaaaagtgtggctATTTTCTGACAAATCATATACCAGACATGAGTCGGTAGAATGGATAGTGAAACTGATCATCGATTGCAATTTCGttctcattttggtttgttcaCATTAGAGGTGGTACAGGTGATGTCAGTGTAAACGCGGTTGGCTATCTGTAATAATATTGTATgtgttgttatgttgttgttgtacacAACAGTAGCGCAGACAAAAAGAGGCTTTTCATTGACGTCAAACTATCAACAGAAACTAAGCAATGACCATTtagaaacacacaataaaaagtaaaaaatacaaCAGATCCGATGACGATTTGATCTGTCGAGAATTACAGATACATCTTTCCCTTTACATCGgtctattttggacaacaaagcTAGCCTGAAGTTAGCTGACCGAGCTAGCTCCGAGCTAAGCGTTTCCTATTAGACTGACCATAATCAGCGAACACTGGGTGTCAAATGTATTAAACAATAGACTTTGTATTAATGACCGTTACTGTCATAAAAGCATCGCTCTTCTCGATCGAACATTTGTATAATATTCCAATCTTTGGTTAAATAGGCGAAATTTAGAAACTCACCCTCTCGACAAACTGACGCGATGTAAACACACCCTCACGCCAGGACCAGCCGACGTCAAAATATTAGGTGTCAATGATGCCTGAATAAaattaaatactttaaaaaaatgttactaTGATATAAAAAAGAATGGGTTTATTTACTGTGCCTATtttaattttgcattttcaCTGAGCTGCTGCAATACAGCTGGTGTTTTGAAGTTTGCCCACGTCGTCATCTCACACAGTCAAACAACAAAGGCAGCCCGTCATCGAGGGCGccagactcaaacaaatgagaaagaggaagaatcCCACAGCAAAAAGATACATACGTAATAATAAATTCGTTTAAGTAAACGCAGAGGGAGCTGAAAGCAGCAAGGGGTTGAGGTGAGTTAAACAAAATACAATTGATAGTCTGTGTTATATGGCAAACCTAAATATTGGAGTGATTATAGAGTTAGATTAGCCAAGCTTTTGTGAAGTTGGCTAATCTAGAGCTAGCACAAATCTTGTCATGGGAGCTATGTGTTATGTGTGCTATATGTTATAGTGACCTCACTGAATTTATTTTTAGGATGGATTTTATACAGACGTCTTGAAATACTTAATGTTTGAATAGTAGAAGAAAACATCATTGTTAATAGCTTGCATGTCATGTGACTATATGCTACAATCTAATgccaaatgtgtcattaatatATGGAGTATAGTGTGATTTGGCATTGattttgtgtctgtatgtgtcatGACATTGACACTgttgagaaagagagagagactgcataTGTGTGTCAAAGTTTCCCTGCAGTTATTGATATGAATACTATGAGTGTCTGAGAGAGGGAAATAATGGAAAAACAGTGATAGCACACATAGATTCATGTTCATTTGTGGGTTGATGTTGCTATGCATGagtcacagtgaaataaatctGTACTTGAATCTGCTGTCACCTGTTTCTGCAGTGAGAGCATTTGAAAACAGTACCTGCATATCAACATGCCCCTCCTCAAGAGATATCTGACATCAGCCTGTAAGCTAAACCCAACCCCATGATTTAACTACTAAAATCTGAATGTCTTTTGAATATTTAACCTAAATTGAACTTCACTGAGGTGTGATGGTGGTAAGGACAGTGTAACAGAAGAACAAAAAGGCAGGCAGCTCATGGGATTTCAGTAATAGGAATATTACTCCTCAGGACTCCTGAAATGGTTGTTTCCAGATGATTATCCAGTTCATTATATTCACAAGTATAACTTTCACTTAATGTACTGTAGATCTTCTCGTCACTCTCCACAATGAAGACGTCTAGACCCGCACTGCAGACTAAAGCGCAAGAGGAGTGTGGTGTTTGGCTGGATACAGTGCAGCTCAAAGGAAAAGCTAAACAGGTAATTGTGGAAGATGTCGTTAAAttctggctgaatgcctttttCATTTCTCCTGAATATAGCAGTTAATTAACTTGCACATGGTTGATGTTCATAATACTTCCATCTGCTACAGTAAAAGCCTCTCATGCTGCCATATTTCATTTGCTACGTCTTTCAGAAACGCCCCACTCGTCCCATTCGTCCCATTTCTAAGATGCTGAACCCGTTTGCTGGAGGTAGTGGATACAGCTTGGCTGTGGCTCTCAATTTCACCCAGACCAAAATGGAAATGCCAAAAACCAAACAGAGCTCTATATCAGCCTTTTTCACACGTCAACCCAGAGGTAAGTAGCTAAAACTGCTGCAATTAAGATGTGATGATAGAGTTTTAGGATTATTATTGTAATCTAAAACAATCAGCAGGTAAACCGGTAAAGCTGCAGAAGgctgttctttttctttgtcatctaAATGCTTATTTCTTCTACCAAAAGTTCCCAGTAAGAAGTCCACTTCTGAAGTACCTAACATGGATCCAGGGCAGACTTCCCCACCTTCTCCCTCAACTGCACCTGTTGTATCAGGGATAAAACGAAGACGAGGAATATGTCATGAAAAGCCTGACTCTCAGTCTGGTGTGGATCAGGAGTGGAAAAGTGAAAGTCTAACAGAGTCGGCAGTCTCACAGGAGCCAGGTGAAGAGAATGTTATGCCCTCTCAAAACATGTTCTGCCACTTTGATGAAGAGCAGTCTGATGAGTTATATCCACCTCAGAGTAAGAGAAGGTTCGCAGACACTTCCTCTTTAGCAGATGACAGTCAGCCTCCTCCTCAAGCATGGAGTCAGGATCCACTGTTCACCTACAGCCAATATTGTGACAGTGAACCATACCAGACTTATCAGGGATTTAATGAGTCAGCTTTCCTGGGCAGTCTACAAAACGAGGAGTCCATTGGATTTGAGTTGGAGATAAACAGGAGAACCTCCacacaaaaatcatcaaaaaatatTCCTTCTTCTCAATTTGagaatgacaaagaaaacaatggaTATTTCTTTTCTAAGTCCCCAAAGAAGCTCTCATCATTCTCAACTAATGAACCTCTTTCACATCATGAATGGACACAACCAAAAACACCGCCTCGAAAACACACCAAAGACCAACTGTGTACAGCTGATAAAGAAGAGCGAGACATGTCACACTTTAAGAAGACAAAACCAAGTCGCTCTCCTCTCAAAAAACAAGCACAGAAGCAGCAAAGTAAAGGCATGGATGAGGACAGTCTGAACATGCTGTTCACCCAGGACTCTGAAGGATTCAGGGTGATCGCACACAGAGGTCTGCAAGTCAGGAGTCCACTCAAAGAAAGTAACAACAGCACTGGGGCTGTGAGAACTGGTGCTTATAAGTCTttggtggaagaggaggaggaggaggaagatgaaatGCTCTTTACTCAAGATTCACAGGGCAATGTGGTGATCAAACACTGATTGGAGCATTTTAAACTCCAAGGGTTTTGCTGAACATGGCTAGTTAACCA
This window harbors:
- the vps28 gene encoding vacuolar protein sorting-associated protein 28 homolog, which produces MFHGIPVSGGVGGAPANKPELYEEVKLYKNAREREKYDNMAELFAVVKTLQALEKAYIKDCVTPNEYTASCSRLLVQYKAAFKQVQASDVGSIDDFCRKYRLDCPLAMERIKEDRPITIKDDKGNLNRCIADIVSLFITVMDKLRLEIRAMDEIQPDLRELMETMNRMSNMPPDSEAKDKVSLWLTTLSSMSASDELDDNQVRQMLFDLESAYNAFNRFLHSS
- the LOC131447276 gene encoding aurora kinase A and ninein-interacting protein, whose amino-acid sequence is MKTSRPALQTKAQEECGVWLDTVQLKGKAKQKRPTRPIRPISKMLNPFAGGSGYSLAVALNFTQTKMEMPKTKQSSISAFFTRQPRVPSKKSTSEVPNMDPGQTSPPSPSTAPVVSGIKRRRGICHEKPDSQSGVDQEWKSESLTESAVSQEPGEENVMPSQNMFCHFDEEQSDELYPPQSKRRFADTSSLADDSQPPPQAWSQDPLFTYSQYCDSEPYQTYQGFNESAFLGSLQNEESIGFELEINRRTSTQKSSKNIPSSQFENDKENNGYFFSKSPKKLSSFSTNEPLSHHEWTQPKTPPRKHTKDQLCTADKEERDMSHFKKTKPSRSPLKKQAQKQQSKGMDEDSLNMLFTQDSEGFRVIAHRGLQVRSPLKESNNSTGAVRTGAYKSLVEEEEEEEDEMLFTQDSQGNVVIKH